A single Malaclemys terrapin pileata isolate rMalTer1 chromosome 3, rMalTer1.hap1, whole genome shotgun sequence DNA region contains:
- the BICRAL gene encoding BRD4-interacting chromatin-remodeling complex-associated protein-like isoform X1 produces the protein MDDDDDESCLLDLIGDPQALNYFLHGPSSKSSNEDLTNAGYSAANSNSIFANSNNTDPKSSIKGVSNQLGEGPSDGLQLSSSLQFLEDELESSPLPDLSEDQPFDILQKSLQEANITEQTLAEEAYLDASIGSSQQFAQAQLHPSSSASFTQASNVSNYSGQTLQPIGVTQVVQQPVGASFASNTVGVQHGFMQHVGISVPSQHLSNSSQISGSGQIQLIGSFSNQPSMMTINNLDGSQIILKGSGQQAPANMSSGLLVHRQTPNGNSLFGNSNSSPVAQPVTVPFNSTNFQTSLPVHNIIIQRGLAPNSNKVPINIQPKPIQMGQQTAYNVNNLGIQQHHVQQGIPFASASSPQNSVVGPHMSVNIVNQQNTRKSVTPQTVSNAGGSIVIHSPMGQPHVSQNQFLIPTSLSVNSNSVHHVQTINGQLLQTQPSQLVSSQVSAEHVMLNRNSTSMLRANHSYSGQMLNNQNTAVQLVSGQTFTAPGSQVIVNHGTSQIVGGQVPLQQASPTVLHLSPSQSSVSQGRSGFTTMSPGQSTVSNMSASNRFTVVSSSGTVHPSLGPPVQSVASGGNFTGDQLTQQNRTQVSVSVSHCLPVSSSKSISTFSRTSVGVTQQQFTFAQAQKKVMNQSSPVSASKSQDSLRQPQLTGLLSNTLPGQDSGGKIIQQSLGTTQSQQEKAVGSSPIQQHVQVDVHTVGQKRPAAKQLTKGAFILQQLQKDQAHAVTPDKSQFRSLNDAVQRLLSYHVCQGSLPTKEDLRKVDSEFESVATQLLKRTQAMLNKYRCLLIEDAMRINPSAEMVMIDRMFNQEERASLSRDKRLALVDPDGYLADFCCSSKQFDETADEAQSSESDHQCSKTLTSRSQTTKIQTRDRSKSSTAESTNHDKLHLVPNNIMTQLEGKISTKKMESLTKALKFEKASCSPDSQYMAVSEEKLAGKDLAKTNENSSSSEDLSKTLSRANHGTHKMSRNTVESHSEVICNNNSLQDKTQRSFPKNEVSHPDNMKGSGEPQQDLLLSKSLETTFKNILELKKTGRQPQSEATGSGSVELDFPNFSPIASQENCLEKFIPDHSEGVVETDSILEAAVNSILEC, from the exons agatCCACAGGCACTGAATTATTTTCTACATGGACCTAGTAGTAAATCT AGCAATGAAGACTTGACTAATGCAGGGTACTCTGCAGCCAATTCTAATTCAATTTTCGCCAACTCCAAT aaCACTGATCCTAAATCCTCCATCAAAGGTGTAAGCAATCAGCTTGGAGAGGGGCCTAGTGATGGACTACAACTGTCAAGTAGCCTTCAGTTTCTTGAAGATGAACTTGAATCTTCTCCCTTACCTGATCTCAGTGAGGATCAGCCTTTTGATATTCTTCAGAAGTCCTTACAGGAGGCCAATATTACTGAACAGACTTTGGCAGAAGAGGCATATCTGGATGCCAGTATAGGTTCTAGCCAACAGTTTGCACAAGCTCAGCTTCATCCTTCTTCATCAGCATCCTTTACTCAGGCTTCTAATGTGTCTAATTACTCAGGTCAGACGCTGCAACCTATAGGAGTTACTCAAGTGGTACAGCAACCAGTTGGAGCATCTTTTGCAAGCAATACAGTTGGTGTGCAACATGGCTTTATGCAACATGTGGGAATTAGTGTTCCCAGCCAGCATTTGTCTAATAGTAGTCAGATTAGTGGTTCGGGACAGATACAGCTAATTGGTTCATTTAGTAATCAACCTTCCATGATGACTATTAACAACCTTGATGGATCTCAGATTATATTGAAAGGCAGTGGACAGCAAGCACCTGCAAACATGAGTAGCGGACTCTTGGTTCATAGACAAACTCCTAATGGTAACTCACTGTTTGGTAACTCAAATTCAAGTCCAGTAGCACAACCTGTAACTGTCCCATTTAACAGCACAAATTTTCAGACATCTTTACCTGTGCATAATATCATTATTCAGAGGGGTCTAGCACCAAATTCTAATAAAGTTCCAATTAATATCCAACCAAAGCCTATTCAGATGGGTCAGCAAACAGCTTACAATGTGAATAACTTGGGAATACAGCAGCATCACGTACAACAAGGGATTCCTTTTGCTTCAGCAAGTTCACCTCAAAATTCAGTAGTTGGTCCTCATATGTCTGTTAATATTGTTAATCAACAAAATACAAGAAAATCAGTTACTCCTCAAACAGTTAGTAATGCTGGCGGTAGTATTGTTATCCATTCTCCTATGGGACAGCCTCATGTATCTCAAAATCAGTTTCTCATACCTACAAGTCTCTCTGTCAATTCTAATTCGGTTCATCATGTCCAGACCATAAATGGACAACTTCTTCAGACTCAACCTTCCCAGTTGGTTTCTAGCCAAGTATCTGCTGAGCATGTTATGCTGAACAGGAACTCTACAAGCATGCTCAGGGCCAACCATTCATATTCAGGACAGATGCTGAATAATCAGAATACAGCTGTTCAGTTAGTTTCTGGTCAGACATTCACAGCTCCTGGAAGTCAAGTTATAGTAAATCATGGAACTTCTCAAATTGTTGGTGGACAGGTGCCATTACAACAGGCATCACCAACAGTGTTGCATTTATCACCCAGTCAAAGTAGTGTTTCTCAAGGTAGATCAGGTTTTACTACAATGTCACCTGGACAGTCAACAGTCTCAAATATGTCAGCATCTAATCGGTTTACTGTTGTAAGTTCTTCTGGCACAGTacatcccagcctggggccacCAGTTCAGTCTGTTGCATCAGGAGGAAATTTTACTGGAGATCAACTTACACAGCAGAATAGAACACAAGTTTCAGTGAGTGTATCACATTGTCTTCCAGTTTCCTCTTCTAAATCTATCAGCACTTTCAGTCGCACATCAGTAGGAGTAACACAGCAACAGTTCACTTTTGCTCAG GCTCAGAAAAAAGTTATGAACCAGTCCTCACCAGTTTCTGCATCAAAGTCACAGGATAGCTTGAGACAACCTCAGCTAACAGGTCTTCTGAGTAACACGTTGCCAG GACAGGATTCTGGAGGTAAAATCATCCAGCAATCTTTAGGAACAACACAGTCACAGCAGGAAAAAGCAGTAGGATCATCTCCTATCCAACAACATGTGCAG GTGGATGTTCATACAGTTGGACAAAAGAGGCCTGCTGCTAAACAGCTAACAAAAGGAGCTTT TATTCTACAGCAGTTACAGAAGGACCAGGCACATGCTGTGACACCAGATAAAAGTCAATTCAGATCGTTAAATGATGCAGTCCAGAGACTCCTCTCATATCATGTGTGCCAGGGATCACTGCCAACCAAGGAGGATTTAAGAAAAG TGGACAGTGAATTTGAATCTGTAGCCACGCAGCTTCTGAAAAGGACACAAGCTATGCTAAATAAGTACAGATGTTTGCTCATAGAAGATGCAATG CGGATAAATCCCTCTGCAGAAATGGTCATGATTGACAGGATGTTTAACCAGGAAGAAAGGGCATCTCTGTCCCGGGATAAGCGCCTTGCACTAGTGGATCCAG atgGTTATCTGGctgatttttgttgttcttctaaACAATTTGATGAAACTGCTGATGAAGCACAGTCCAGTGAAAGTGATCATCAGTGTAGTAAAACTTTGACTTCTCGCAGTCAGACTACAAAGATCCAAACCAGAGACCGATCAAAATCCAGCACAGCAGAGTCTACAAATCATGACAAACTTCATTTAGTGCCTAACAACATTATGACACAACTAGAAGGAAAAATTTCTACTAAAAAAATGGAAAGCCTCACTAAAGCTTTAAAGTTTGAGAAGGCTAGCTGTTCTCCTGACAGTCAATACATGGCGGTCTCTGAAGAGAAATTGGCTGGTAAAGATCTTGCCAAGACCAATGAAAATTCTTCAAGTTCTGAAGACCTGTCAAAAACCTTGTCAAGAGCTAATCATGGTACACATAAAATGTCAAGGAATACAGTTGAATCTCACTCAGAGGTAATATGTAATAATAACTCCCTCCAAGACAAAACTCAGAGGAGCTTTCCAAAGAATGAGGTTTCACATCCTGACAACATGAAAGGCTCGGGTGAACCCCAACAGGATTTACTCCTCAGTAAGAGTTTAGaaactacattcaaaaacatTTTGGAACTGAAAAAAACTGGGAGACAGCCACAAAGTGAGGCTACTGGTAGTGGCTCTGTAGAATTAGACTTTCCAAACTTTTCACCGATTGCTTCACAAGAAAACTGCCTGGAAAAATTTATTCCAGATCACAGTGAAGGTGTTGTAGAAACGGACTCTATTTTAGAAGCAGCTGTAAATAGTATCTTAGAGTGTTAA
- the BICRAL gene encoding BRD4-interacting chromatin-remodeling complex-associated protein-like isoform X2, whose protein sequence is MDDDDDESCLLDLIGDPQALNYFLHGPSSKSSNEDLTNAGYSAANSNSIFANSNNTDPKSSIKGVSNQLGEGPSDGLQLSSSLQFLEDELESSPLPDLSEDQPFDILQKSLQEANITEQTLAEEAYLDASIGSSQQFAQAQLHPSSSASFTQASNVSNYSGQTLQPIGVTQVVQQPVGASFASNTVGVQHGFMQHVGISVPSQHLSNSSQISGSGQIQLIGSFSNQPSMMTINNLDGSQIILKGSGQQAPANMSSGLLVHRQTPNGNSLFGNSNSSPVAQPVTVPFNSTNFQTSLPVHNIIIQRGLAPNSNKVPINIQPKPIQMGQQTAYNVNNLGIQQHHVQQGIPFASASSPQNSVVGPHMSVNIVNQQNTRKSVTPQTVSNAGGSIVIHSPMGQPHVSQNQFLIPTSLSVNSNSVHHVQTINGQLLQTQPSQLVSSQVSAEHVMLNRNSTSMLRANHSYSGQMLNNQNTAVQLVSGQTFTAPGSQVIVNHGTSQIVGGQVPLQQASPTVLHLSPSQSSVSQGRSGFTTMSPGQSTVSNMSASNRFTVVSSSGTVHPSLGPPVQSVASGGNFTGDQLTQQNRTQVSAQKKVMNQSSPVSASKSQDSLRQPQLTGLLSNTLPGQDSGGKIIQQSLGTTQSQQEKAVGSSPIQQHVQVDVHTVGQKRPAAKQLTKGAFILQQLQKDQAHAVTPDKSQFRSLNDAVQRLLSYHVCQGSLPTKEDLRKVDSEFESVATQLLKRTQAMLNKYRCLLIEDAMRINPSAEMVMIDRMFNQEERASLSRDKRLALVDPDGYLADFCCSSKQFDETADEAQSSESDHQCSKTLTSRSQTTKIQTRDRSKSSTAESTNHDKLHLVPNNIMTQLEGKISTKKMESLTKALKFEKASCSPDSQYMAVSEEKLAGKDLAKTNENSSSSEDLSKTLSRANHGTHKMSRNTVESHSEVICNNNSLQDKTQRSFPKNEVSHPDNMKGSGEPQQDLLLSKSLETTFKNILELKKTGRQPQSEATGSGSVELDFPNFSPIASQENCLEKFIPDHSEGVVETDSILEAAVNSILEC, encoded by the exons agatCCACAGGCACTGAATTATTTTCTACATGGACCTAGTAGTAAATCT AGCAATGAAGACTTGACTAATGCAGGGTACTCTGCAGCCAATTCTAATTCAATTTTCGCCAACTCCAAT aaCACTGATCCTAAATCCTCCATCAAAGGTGTAAGCAATCAGCTTGGAGAGGGGCCTAGTGATGGACTACAACTGTCAAGTAGCCTTCAGTTTCTTGAAGATGAACTTGAATCTTCTCCCTTACCTGATCTCAGTGAGGATCAGCCTTTTGATATTCTTCAGAAGTCCTTACAGGAGGCCAATATTACTGAACAGACTTTGGCAGAAGAGGCATATCTGGATGCCAGTATAGGTTCTAGCCAACAGTTTGCACAAGCTCAGCTTCATCCTTCTTCATCAGCATCCTTTACTCAGGCTTCTAATGTGTCTAATTACTCAGGTCAGACGCTGCAACCTATAGGAGTTACTCAAGTGGTACAGCAACCAGTTGGAGCATCTTTTGCAAGCAATACAGTTGGTGTGCAACATGGCTTTATGCAACATGTGGGAATTAGTGTTCCCAGCCAGCATTTGTCTAATAGTAGTCAGATTAGTGGTTCGGGACAGATACAGCTAATTGGTTCATTTAGTAATCAACCTTCCATGATGACTATTAACAACCTTGATGGATCTCAGATTATATTGAAAGGCAGTGGACAGCAAGCACCTGCAAACATGAGTAGCGGACTCTTGGTTCATAGACAAACTCCTAATGGTAACTCACTGTTTGGTAACTCAAATTCAAGTCCAGTAGCACAACCTGTAACTGTCCCATTTAACAGCACAAATTTTCAGACATCTTTACCTGTGCATAATATCATTATTCAGAGGGGTCTAGCACCAAATTCTAATAAAGTTCCAATTAATATCCAACCAAAGCCTATTCAGATGGGTCAGCAAACAGCTTACAATGTGAATAACTTGGGAATACAGCAGCATCACGTACAACAAGGGATTCCTTTTGCTTCAGCAAGTTCACCTCAAAATTCAGTAGTTGGTCCTCATATGTCTGTTAATATTGTTAATCAACAAAATACAAGAAAATCAGTTACTCCTCAAACAGTTAGTAATGCTGGCGGTAGTATTGTTATCCATTCTCCTATGGGACAGCCTCATGTATCTCAAAATCAGTTTCTCATACCTACAAGTCTCTCTGTCAATTCTAATTCGGTTCATCATGTCCAGACCATAAATGGACAACTTCTTCAGACTCAACCTTCCCAGTTGGTTTCTAGCCAAGTATCTGCTGAGCATGTTATGCTGAACAGGAACTCTACAAGCATGCTCAGGGCCAACCATTCATATTCAGGACAGATGCTGAATAATCAGAATACAGCTGTTCAGTTAGTTTCTGGTCAGACATTCACAGCTCCTGGAAGTCAAGTTATAGTAAATCATGGAACTTCTCAAATTGTTGGTGGACAGGTGCCATTACAACAGGCATCACCAACAGTGTTGCATTTATCACCCAGTCAAAGTAGTGTTTCTCAAGGTAGATCAGGTTTTACTACAATGTCACCTGGACAGTCAACAGTCTCAAATATGTCAGCATCTAATCGGTTTACTGTTGTAAGTTCTTCTGGCACAGTacatcccagcctggggccacCAGTTCAGTCTGTTGCATCAGGAGGAAATTTTACTGGAGATCAACTTACACAGCAGAATAGAACACAAGTTTCA GCTCAGAAAAAAGTTATGAACCAGTCCTCACCAGTTTCTGCATCAAAGTCACAGGATAGCTTGAGACAACCTCAGCTAACAGGTCTTCTGAGTAACACGTTGCCAG GACAGGATTCTGGAGGTAAAATCATCCAGCAATCTTTAGGAACAACACAGTCACAGCAGGAAAAAGCAGTAGGATCATCTCCTATCCAACAACATGTGCAG GTGGATGTTCATACAGTTGGACAAAAGAGGCCTGCTGCTAAACAGCTAACAAAAGGAGCTTT TATTCTACAGCAGTTACAGAAGGACCAGGCACATGCTGTGACACCAGATAAAAGTCAATTCAGATCGTTAAATGATGCAGTCCAGAGACTCCTCTCATATCATGTGTGCCAGGGATCACTGCCAACCAAGGAGGATTTAAGAAAAG TGGACAGTGAATTTGAATCTGTAGCCACGCAGCTTCTGAAAAGGACACAAGCTATGCTAAATAAGTACAGATGTTTGCTCATAGAAGATGCAATG CGGATAAATCCCTCTGCAGAAATGGTCATGATTGACAGGATGTTTAACCAGGAAGAAAGGGCATCTCTGTCCCGGGATAAGCGCCTTGCACTAGTGGATCCAG atgGTTATCTGGctgatttttgttgttcttctaaACAATTTGATGAAACTGCTGATGAAGCACAGTCCAGTGAAAGTGATCATCAGTGTAGTAAAACTTTGACTTCTCGCAGTCAGACTACAAAGATCCAAACCAGAGACCGATCAAAATCCAGCACAGCAGAGTCTACAAATCATGACAAACTTCATTTAGTGCCTAACAACATTATGACACAACTAGAAGGAAAAATTTCTACTAAAAAAATGGAAAGCCTCACTAAAGCTTTAAAGTTTGAGAAGGCTAGCTGTTCTCCTGACAGTCAATACATGGCGGTCTCTGAAGAGAAATTGGCTGGTAAAGATCTTGCCAAGACCAATGAAAATTCTTCAAGTTCTGAAGACCTGTCAAAAACCTTGTCAAGAGCTAATCATGGTACACATAAAATGTCAAGGAATACAGTTGAATCTCACTCAGAGGTAATATGTAATAATAACTCCCTCCAAGACAAAACTCAGAGGAGCTTTCCAAAGAATGAGGTTTCACATCCTGACAACATGAAAGGCTCGGGTGAACCCCAACAGGATTTACTCCTCAGTAAGAGTTTAGaaactacattcaaaaacatTTTGGAACTGAAAAAAACTGGGAGACAGCCACAAAGTGAGGCTACTGGTAGTGGCTCTGTAGAATTAGACTTTCCAAACTTTTCACCGATTGCTTCACAAGAAAACTGCCTGGAAAAATTTATTCCAGATCACAGTGAAGGTGTTGTAGAAACGGACTCTATTTTAGAAGCAGCTGTAAATAGTATCTTAGAGTGTTAA